One region of Malania oleifera isolate guangnan ecotype guangnan chromosome 6, ASM2987363v1, whole genome shotgun sequence genomic DNA includes:
- the LOC131157989 gene encoding protein unc-13 homolog translates to MLSSSVFPAEDDLPSPFGELGSSLLGSELRETAYEVFVGACRSSGAKPLTYIPQSERAERSSSLSFSSSAAPSLQRSLTSTAASKVKRALGLKSSSAKKGTSSENWGKSKGPVTTGELLRSQLRVSEQTDSRIRRALLRIAAGKLGRRIEAMVLPLEMLQQLKLSDFPNQQQYEAWQRRNLKILEAGLLQHPYLPLDKTDSSSQRLQQIIHEALEKPMETGKSHESMQALRTTVMSLACRSFDGSVTETCHWADGFPLNLQLYQILLEACFDANDPTSIIEEVDEVLELMKKTWVVLGMNQMLHNICFAWVLFLRYVTTGQVENDLLFAADNLLVEVEKDAKASKDPIYTKILSSVLSLILGWAEERLLAYHNTFYGGNFNSMHSIVSLGVSAAKILAEDISHEYHRKGKEDIARNRIDTYIRSSMRSAFAQKMEKVSSSRKVSKNKQNLPPVLCMLAQDISELALNEKDTFSPMLRRWHPHATGVAVATLHACYGNELKKFVSGVDELTPDALQVFRAADKVEKDLVQIAVEDSVDSEDGGKAIIQEMSPYEAEAVIANLVKSWIRTRADRMKEWVDRNLQQEVWNPRANKQNFAPSAVEVLRSVDETLEAFFLLPIPMHSVLLPDLVNGLDICVQHYVLMARAGCGSRSTYVPTVPALTRCATGSKFHGVFKKKERSQLPQRKSQVGTNGHNPGMLQLCVRINTLHHIRKELEVLEKRTVTHLQNSESTYADIANGSGKRFDLSAAACLEGIQQLSESTAYKVIFHDLSHVLWDGLYVGEASSSRVEPFLQELEQNLEIISTIVHDRVRTRVITDIMKASYDGLLLVLLAGGPSRAFMQRHSVIIEEDFKFLMDLFWSNGDGLPADLIDKHSTIVKSVLPLFHTDTESLIEQFRCATVESYGSSAKSKLPLPPTSGQWNPTEPNTLLRVLCYRNDEKATKFLKKTYNLSKKL, encoded by the exons ATGCTTAGTAGTTCTGTATTTCCGGCAGAGGACGACCTTCCTTCTCCTTTTGGCGAACTGGGTTCGAGCTTATTGGGCTCAGAGCTCCGGGAAACGGCCTATGAGGTTTTCGTGGGGGCCTGCCGGAGCTCCGGCGCCAAACCGCTGACCTACATCCCGCAGTCGGAGAGGGCAGAGCGGTCTTCTTCGTTGTCGTTTTCGTCGTCAGCGGCCCCGTCGTTGCAGCGGTCGCTGACGTCGACGGCGGCTAGCAAAGTGAAGAGGGCTTTGGGTTTGAAGTCGTCGTCAGCGAAGAAGGGTACGAGCTCGGAAAATTGGGGCAAGTCAAAGGGACCTGTGACCACTGGCGAGCTCCTGAGGTCCCAGTTGAGGGTTTCGGAGCAAACTGATTCGCGGATTCGCAGGGCACTTTTGAGGATTGCTGCTGGCAAG CTTGGGAGACGCATTGAGGCTATGGTTCTGCCACTAGAGATGTTGCAGCAGCTGAAGCTTTCAGATTTTCCCAATCAACAACAATATGAAGCATGGCAAAGGAGAAACTTGAAGATTCTTGAGGCAGGACTACTCCAGCATCCCTACCTACCCTTGGATAAGACAGACAGCTCCTCACAACGGCTTCAGCAGATTATTCATGAGGCCTTGGAGAAGCCGATGGAAACTGGAAAAAGCCATGAGTCAATGCAAGCCCTCCGGACCACTGTGATGTCTCTTGCTTGCCGATCTTTTGATGGGTCTGTCACTGAGACATGCCATTGGGCAGATGGGTTTCCACTGAATCTCCAACTGTACCAGATTCTTCTAGAAGCTTGCTTTGATGCTAATGACCCCACATCCATAATTGAAGAGGTTGATGAGGTATTAGAACTCATGAAGAAGACTTGGGTAGTACTTGGAATGAACCAGATGCTGCACAATATTTGTTTTGCATGGGTTTTATTTCTCCGTTATGTTACAACTGGCCAAGTGGAGAATGACTTGCTCTTTGCTGCTGATAACCTGTTGGTGGAAGTTGAAAAGGATGCAAAGGCATCCAAGGATCCAATTTACACTAAGATTTTGAGTTCTGTATTGAGTTTAATTCTGGGTTGGGCAGAGGAAAGGCTTCTTGCTTACCACAATACTTTTTATGGTGGCAATTTTAATTCAATGCACAGCATTGTTTCTCTGGGTGTATCAGCAGCTAAGATATTGGCAGAAGATATCTCTCATGAGTATCATAGAAAGGGGAAAGAAGACATAGCTCGCAACAGGATTGACACTTATATCAGATCATCAATGCGCAGTGCTTTTGCTCAG AAAATGGAGAAGGTGAGCTCAAGCAGGAAAGTTTCTAAGAACAAGCAAAATTTGCCTCCTGTCCTTTGCATGCTTGCACAAGACATCAGCGAACTAGCTCTTAATGAGAAGGATACATTTAGTCCGATGCTTAGGAGATGGCATCCTCATGCAACTGGTGTAGCTGTAGCCACCCTTCACGCTTGCTATGGGAATGAACTGAAAAAATTTGTTTCAGGTGTCGATGAGTTGACGCCAGATGCTCTACAGGTTTTTAGAGCTGCTGACAAGGTGGAGAAAGACCTTGTGCAGATTGCAGTTGAAGATTCAGTGGACAGTGAGGATGGTGGGAAGGCAATTATTCAGGAGATGTCTCCTTATGAAGCAGAAGCTGTTATTGCCAATCTGGTAAAGTCATGGATAAGGACAAGAGCTGACAGAATGAAGGAATGGGTCGACAGGAATCTGCAACAAGAA GTATGGAACCCGCGAGCAAATAAACAGAACTTTGCTCCCTCTGCTGTTGAAGTCCTACGATCTGTAGACGAAACTTTGGAAGCATTCTTTCTGTTGCCCATACCAATGCATTCAGTGTTGCTTCCTGATTTGGTGAATGGTCTTGACATATGTGTTCAACATTATGTATTGATGGCAAGGGCTGGTTGTG GGAGTAGAAGTACCTATGTTCCTACAGTGCCTGCTTTGACCAGATGTGCCACTGGATCAAAATTCCATGGCGTATTTAAGAAGAAGGAGAGGTCACAATTACCTCAAAGGAAATCTCAGGTTGGTACCAATGGGCATAACCCTGGGATGCTGCAGCTATGTGTTCGTATCAACACATTACATCACATCCGAAAAGAGTTGGAAGTTTTGGAGAAGAGGACAGTGACTCATCTGCAGAATTCTGAATCCACTTATGCAGATATTGCAAATGGGTCAGGGAAAAGGTTTGACCTTTCAGCAGCTGCATGCCTGGAAGGGATCCAACAACTCTCTGAATCAACTGCATACAAGGTCATCTTCCATGATCTAAGCCATGTTCTCTGGGACGGCTTGTATGTTGGGGAAGCTTCATCTTCTAGAGTTGAGCCTTTTCTTCAAGAACTTGAGCAGAACTTGGAAATCATTTCAACCATTGTGCATGATAGAGTTCGGACACGTGTTATTACTGACATAATGAAGGCTTCTTATGATGGGCTCTTATTGGTATTGCTTGCTGGTGGCCCTTCCCGTGCCTTCATGCAGCGACATTCCGTAATAATTGAGGAGGATTTTAAGTTCCTTATGGACCTGTTCTGGTCCAATGGGGATGGATTACCAGCAGATTTGATAGACAAGCACTCAACCATTGTAAAAAGTGTGCTCCCTCTTTTCCATACTGATACTGAGAGCTTGATTGAGCAATTCAGATGTGCGACTGTTGAAAGCTATGGCTCTTCTGCAAAATCAAAGCTTCCACTGCCTCCAACTTCAGGTCAGTGGAATCCTACTGAGCCAAACACACTCTTGAGAGTTTTGTGTTACCGGAATGATGAAAAGGCAACAAAGTTCCTCAAGAAAACTTACAACTTATCGAAAAAACTCTAA